In Clostridium sp. JN-1, one genomic interval encodes:
- a CDS encoding DUF434 domain-containing protein encodes MLRTKVGRRGFYEEDKKWFSDDAILKLKKAQEEVKWLLDRGYNTNAIMQFVGGNYQFSIRQRDALRRSTSSKAKCQKRKSALLPISAVKDGCIYIDGFNLIITIEVALSGGTLILGNDGTIRDVAGLRGTYHIIDKTDKALILIGKMLQEFKVPGVKFFLDAPVSNSGRLKTRILQHSSSWKFHTEVELVSNPDTILCKMERIVTADSIILDECVSWFNISREIINNYIKDARVVDLGGK; translated from the coding sequence ATGTTAAGAACAAAAGTAGGAAGAAGAGGATTTTATGAAGAAGATAAAAAGTGGTTTTCAGATGATGCTATTTTAAAGTTAAAAAAAGCTCAAGAAGAAGTAAAATGGCTGCTTGATAGGGGATATAATACAAATGCTATAATGCAATTTGTAGGAGGCAATTATCAATTTTCAATAAGGCAAAGGGACGCATTGAGGCGATCAACGAGTTCAAAGGCTAAATGTCAAAAAAGGAAGTCAGCTCTTCTTCCTATTTCAGCGGTAAAAGATGGATGTATATATATAGATGGTTTTAACTTAATCATAACCATTGAGGTTGCTCTTTCAGGTGGAACACTAATACTTGGAAACGATGGAACCATAAGAGATGTGGCTGGCTTAAGAGGTACTTATCATATAATAGATAAAACCGATAAGGCACTTATACTTATTGGAAAAATGCTGCAAGAATTTAAGGTGCCGGGTGTTAAATTTTTTCTTGATGCTCCGGTTTCAAATTCAGGAAGACTTAAAACAAGGATATTGCAGCATTCATCAAGTTGGAAGTTTCACACAGAAGTTGAACTAGTATCAAATCCAGATACTATTTTATGTAAGATGGAAAGGATAGTAACAGCTGACTCTATAATACTTGATGAATGTGTAAGTTGGTTTAATATATCGAGAGAAATAATTAATAATTATATAAAAGATGCAAGAGTAGTGGATCTTGGTGGAAAATAA
- a CDS encoding hemerythrin domain-containing protein, whose amino-acid sequence MSNIENLKRQHKDIRKEMDNIDAIINKRDYENYLDDFVMYVNNLAGKLNVHLNSEDKFLYPDLINEKDLELKNIANRYIHEMGDISKKFMEYKNKFNTKSKINEKLDEFVPQTKIIISQIKNRISREENELYKLILKK is encoded by the coding sequence ATGTCAAATATAGAAAACCTTAAAAGACAACATAAAGATATTAGAAAAGAAATGGATAATATAGATGCAATAATAAATAAAAGAGATTATGAAAACTACTTGGATGATTTTGTAATGTACGTAAATAATTTAGCAGGAAAACTGAATGTTCATTTAAATTCTGAGGATAAATTTTTATATCCAGACTTGATTAATGAAAAAGATTTAGAATTAAAAAATATTGCAAATAGGTATATACATGAAATGGGAGATATATCTAAAAAGTTTATGGAGTATAAAAATAAATTTAATACTAAAAGTAAAATAAATGAAAAGTTAGATGAGTTTGTACCTCAAACAAAAATTATAATTAGTCAAATAAAAAATAGAATTTCGAGAGAAGAAAATGAACTTTATAAGTTAATTTTGAAAAAATAA
- a CDS encoding C39 family peptidase, with amino-acid sequence MKKILAFFFSLVLLFSTCSFSVSAKSNSVDTNTSQYISLNDAKLLAKHTILTRISTDKSCPWKNGVSIGDVITMYDFDDIPNAYVFNLKQGNKAIGHILVDANANTPGVAEFSYDESFYLKQVIDKNFKNDKNFDKLDKKYYFISPYNILVKNTELNKDVFYDAISKQKISDNRTTLKADYKKIKQNLGDTNSINIINKMKSTNTEDSNLTSISSENSMQPMTTVYQKADVPYCDNATFYTTGQFWGGGNCAPTAGTSLIMYWYKQRGITNLVSSSDKMSTDYDTARNVFGKLYDDMKTDYNIETYPNDFYNGLLQYAQSVGCPAVGSDYISNGAPLQTIESNISNGNPVKIGVNNNEKYGDHAIVVFGYENNSDGNYLRLADGWTSSHQTWCTYSYLNPVEMAYARW; translated from the coding sequence ATGAAAAAAATATTAGCTTTCTTTTTTTCTTTAGTATTACTTTTCTCTACATGTAGTTTTAGTGTATCTGCTAAATCTAATTCGGTAGATACTAATACCAGTCAATATATTAGTTTAAATGATGCTAAGCTTTTAGCTAAACATACTATATTAACAAGAATTTCTACAGATAAAAGTTGTCCATGGAAAAATGGTGTCAGTATCGGAGACGTTATAACGATGTATGATTTCGACGATATTCCAAATGCATATGTATTTAACCTAAAACAAGGTAATAAAGCTATAGGACATATTTTAGTAGATGCTAATGCTAACACTCCTGGAGTAGCCGAATTTTCTTATGATGAAAGTTTTTATTTGAAACAAGTAATTGATAAAAACTTTAAAAATGATAAGAATTTTGACAAATTAGATAAAAAGTATTATTTTATATCTCCATACAACATTTTAGTAAAAAACACAGAATTAAATAAAGATGTTTTTTATGATGCAATTTCTAAACAAAAAATCAGCGATAATAGAACAACACTTAAAGCTGACTATAAAAAAATCAAACAAAACTTAGGAGATACAAATTCAATAAACATCATAAATAAAATGAAATCTACAAATACAGAAGACTCTAATTTGACCAGTATAAGCAGTGAAAATTCAATGCAACCAATGACTACAGTTTATCAAAAAGCAGATGTTCCATATTGTGATAATGCTACTTTTTATACTACAGGGCAATTTTGGGGTGGAGGTAACTGTGCTCCAACTGCTGGAACAAGTCTTATAATGTACTGGTATAAGCAAAGAGGAATAACAAATTTAGTTAGTTCAAGCGATAAGATGTCTACTGATTATGATACTGCAAGAAATGTTTTTGGAAAACTTTATGATGATATGAAAACAGATTATAATATAGAAACTTACCCAAATGATTTTTATAATGGATTATTACAATATGCTCAGAGTGTAGGTTGTCCTGCAGTAGGATCTGACTATATTTCAAATGGTGCTCCATTACAAACAATAGAAAGCAATATATCGAATGGTAATCCTGTTAAAATTGGTGTTAATAATAATGAAAAATATGGTGACCATGCTATAGTAGTATTTGGATATGAAAATAACTCAGATGGTAATTATCTTAGACTTGCAGATGGTTGGACAAGCAGTCATCAAACATGGTGCACATATTCTTATTTAAATCCAGTGGAGATGGCTTATGCAAGGTGGTAA
- a CDS encoding Ig-like domain-containing protein, giving the protein MLLPTCVYAKELQIQDNITTDKSWSIKFSIPIDTKTLDKNINITDSTGNLLDTSLNVTDNNKVVTVIPKKTYVPNETYILNVNQNVKSVKGKSIEESLVKKFTVSNMYSINTENEKIIKEFRSHYGYTNEELKNMKIKYLGNVEGYFIYYVPLKESADYGNSMQSYEADGYVFPAVSMSRIIGIKDSKLYTLGNLIFETSLKDHAEEVYNLLIDEFKDLNKIPYEI; this is encoded by the coding sequence TTGTTATTACCAACTTGTGTATATGCTAAGGAGCTTCAAATACAAGACAATATTACAACTGATAAATCATGGTCTATAAAATTTAGTATTCCAATTGATACTAAAACATTAGATAAAAATATAAATATAACAGATAGTACAGGAAATCTACTTGATACTAGCTTGAATGTAACTGATAACAATAAAGTAGTTACGGTAATACCAAAGAAAACATATGTTCCTAATGAAACATATATTTTAAATGTAAATCAAAATGTTAAATCAGTTAAAGGAAAATCCATTGAAGAAAGTTTAGTTAAAAAGTTTACAGTTTCCAATATGTATAGTATAAATACTGAAAATGAGAAAATTATAAAAGAATTTCGTTCTCATTATGGGTATACAAATGAGGAATTGAAAAATATGAAAATTAAGTATTTAGGAAATGTTGAAGGTTATTTTATTTATTATGTACCTTTAAAAGAATCAGCTGATTATGGGAATAGTATGCAAAGTTATGAAGCAGACGGATATGTATTTCCAGCCGTAAGTATGTCAAGAATCATAGGTATTAAAGATAGCAAATTATATACATTAGGAAATTTGATATTTGAAACATCACTAAAGGATCATGCAGAAGAAGTATATAATTTATTAATAGACGAATTTAAAGATCTAAATAAAATACCTTATGAAATATAA
- a CDS encoding GntR family transcriptional regulator, translating to MKQLDKHSRVPLYSQLMDILIEQIEGSMQENDQIPSERDICEKYDVSRSTVRQAVTELETDGYIYKVHGKGTFVAPKKLNQDLIKFYSFTEEMKRIGKKPVSKVLKFEVIGANKKISKKMKIDEEEVVYKFTRLRIADNTPMMLETSYVLYDRFPGITKDDLEKEALYDILKNRFNVDITMAEETFQPVATNEEEAVNLNIPKESPSLKIERFAYKNDDIIEYTVSIARGDKFKYRVRLER from the coding sequence ATGAAGCAATTAGATAAACACAGCAGAGTTCCACTATATTCTCAATTGATGGATATATTAATTGAGCAGATAGAGGGGTCAATGCAAGAAAATGATCAAATACCTTCTGAAAGGGATATATGCGAAAAGTATGATGTAAGTAGGTCAACTGTAAGGCAGGCTGTGACTGAGCTTGAGACAGATGGGTATATCTATAAAGTTCATGGAAAAGGAACTTTTGTAGCACCTAAAAAACTAAATCAAGATCTTATAAAATTTTATAGCTTTACAGAAGAAATGAAAAGAATAGGAAAAAAGCCAGTTTCAAAGGTTCTTAAATTTGAAGTAATAGGTGCTAATAAAAAAATAAGCAAAAAAATGAAAATTGATGAGGAGGAAGTTGTTTATAAGTTTACTAGACTTAGAATTGCAGATAACACTCCTATGATGCTGGAGACTAGTTATGTACTTTATGATAGGTTTCCAGGTATAACAAAAGATGATTTGGAAAAAGAAGCATTATATGATATATTGAAGAATAGGTTCAATGTAGATATAACGATGGCTGAAGAGACATTTCAGCCAGTTGCAACTAATGAAGAAGAGGCAGTTAATCTGAATATACCAAAGGAATCACCAAGTTTAAAAATTGAGAGATTTGCTTATAAAAATGATGATATAATAGAATACACTGTAAGTATAGCACGGGGTGATAAGTTTAAGTATAGAGTAAGATTAGAACGATAG
- a CDS encoding SIS domain-containing protein, producing MEKLFNIPTDQLERAGGYITAEEIHHQPRLWGETIEMIKKNKEKISKYIEERVNKKGIRIIFTGAGTSAYVGDTAAPYLSQLLNIRVEAIATTDIVSNPEHYLEKETPTILVSFARSGNSPESVATYDLAEKLVNDLNQVVITCNKEGNLALKANENKNNLVILMPDESNDKSFAMTSSFSCMLLTALLIFDMKNLDKNLITIKTIIKNGEKILDNESDEILKLVKLGYDRIVYLGSSSLKGLSREAALKSLELSSGKISTSCESVLGFRHGPKSIVNDKTIVFMFVSNDEYARKYDKDLLREIHNDEGEKKLIAITYNNNEEITGLADKLFVVNKDKEEAVDDAFISLNYILYAQIFALLYSLELGISPDNPRPDGTVNRVVKGVIIHDYIR from the coding sequence ATGGAAAAATTATTTAACATACCAACAGACCAATTAGAAAGAGCTGGAGGATATATTACAGCTGAAGAGATTCACCATCAGCCAAGGTTATGGGGAGAAACCATAGAGATGATAAAGAAAAACAAAGAAAAAATTTCAAAGTACATTGAAGAAAGGGTAAATAAAAAAGGTATAAGAATAATATTCACAGGAGCTGGTACATCTGCTTATGTAGGAGATACTGCAGCACCTTATTTATCCCAATTATTAAATATAAGAGTAGAAGCTATAGCTACTACAGATATAGTAAGTAATCCGGAGCATTATTTAGAAAAGGAGACACCAACTATATTAGTATCTTTTGCTAGATCGGGTAATAGTCCTGAAAGTGTTGCAACTTATGATCTTGCTGAAAAATTAGTAAACGATTTAAATCAAGTTGTGATAACTTGCAACAAGGAAGGAAACCTAGCTCTAAAAGCTAATGAAAATAAAAATAATCTTGTAATACTAATGCCAGATGAATCAAATGATAAAAGCTTTGCTATGACAAGTAGTTTTAGCTGCATGCTTTTAACAGCTTTACTTATATTTGATATGAAAAACTTAGATAAAAATTTAATAACTATTAAAACTATAATAAAAAATGGAGAAAAAATATTAGATAATGAATCGGATGAGATATTAAAACTTGTTAAGCTGGGATATGACAGAATAGTTTATCTTGGGTCATCATCTTTAAAAGGGCTGTCAAGGGAAGCAGCTTTAAAAAGTCTTGAGTTAAGCAGCGGAAAAATTAGTACAAGCTGTGAATCAGTGTTAGGTTTTAGACATGGTCCTAAATCCATAGTAAATGATAAAACAATAGTATTTATGTTTGTTTCAAATGATGAATACGCAAGAAAATATGATAAAGACCTTTTAAGAGAAATACACAATGACGAAGGAGAAAAAAAATTAATTGCTATAACGTACAACAATAATGAGGAAATAACAGGATTAGCAGATAAGTTGTTTGTTGTTAACAAAGATAAAGAAGAAGCTGTAGATGATGCATTTATATCTTTAAATTATATATTATATGCACAGATATTTGCACTCCTTTATTCACTGGAGTTAGGAATTTCACCTGATAATCCTAGACCTGATGGAACTGTTAATAGGGTAGTTAAGGGTGTTATAATACACGATTATATAAGATAA
- the agaV gene encoding PTS N-acetylgalactosamine transporter subunit IIB, which translates to MPNILLTRIDNRLIHGQVGVTWVNHLGANLIVVANDEVAEDEVQQSLMDMVVPDVIGTRYFSIQKTIDVINMAADDQLIFLVCRTPQDALKIVEGGVDIKKINIGNMHFAKGKQQVTSTVSLDESDKEAFRKLHKLGVKLEIRRVPDEKAQDITKFL; encoded by the coding sequence ATGCCAAATATTTTATTAACTAGAATCGACAACAGACTTATACATGGACAGGTTGGAGTAACTTGGGTAAATCACTTAGGGGCAAACTTGATAGTGGTTGCTAATGACGAAGTTGCAGAGGATGAAGTACAGCAAAGTTTAATGGATATGGTTGTACCAGATGTTATAGGTACAAGATATTTTTCAATTCAAAAGACTATAGATGTCATTAACATGGCTGCAGATGATCAATTGATATTTTTAGTTTGCAGAACTCCTCAAGACGCATTAAAGATTGTGGAAGGTGGAGTTGATATTAAAAAGATAAATATAGGAAATATGCATTTTGCTAAAGGAAAACAACAAGTTACAAGCACTGTATCACTAGATGAAAGTGATAAGGAGGCATTTAGAAAGCTGCATAAATTAGGTGTTAAACTTGAAATTCGCAGGGTGCCAGATGAGAAAGCACAAGATATAACTAAATTTCTATAA
- the agaW gene encoding PTS N-acetylgalactosamine transporter subunit IIC, whose protein sequence is MLTKAILIGIWAGIAGVDLFDGLLHIHRPLVTGVVVGLILGDMHTGIITGATLELVWMGMVPLAGAQPPNVVIGGIIGTSFAILAHQDPKVAVGIAVPFAIAVQGLITLLFTAFSPLMHKADKYAEEANTSGIDKINYLGILMLFVFYFIIAFLPIYLGADSAKYIVELAPDWLLGGLSVAGGIMPAIGFAMLLKIMLKKEYVAFLLIGFIMVSYGKMPILPLAIIATAIALYDFFSNKNKGEKIAKKEVRSNGI, encoded by the coding sequence ATGTTAACTAAAGCAATACTAATTGGTATATGGGCTGGTATAGCAGGTGTAGACCTATTTGATGGTCTCCTGCATATACATAGACCGCTCGTAACCGGGGTTGTAGTTGGTCTAATTTTAGGAGATATGCATACAGGGATTATAACTGGTGCAACGTTAGAACTTGTTTGGATGGGAATGGTTCCTTTAGCAGGGGCACAGCCGCCTAACGTAGTTATTGGAGGTATTATAGGTACATCATTTGCAATATTAGCGCACCAAGATCCTAAAGTAGCTGTTGGTATAGCAGTTCCTTTTGCAATAGCTGTACAAGGTTTAATTACATTGTTATTTACAGCATTTTCACCATTAATGCATAAAGCTGACAAATATGCAGAGGAAGCTAATACATCAGGTATCGACAAAATAAATTATTTGGGAATACTGATGTTATTTGTATTTTATTTTATCATAGCATTCTTACCAATATATTTGGGCGCAGATTCAGCTAAATATATAGTTGAACTGGCACCAGATTGGTTATTAGGCGGATTATCTGTTGCTGGAGGTATAATGCCTGCTATAGGATTTGCAATGCTTTTAAAAATAATGTTAAAGAAAGAATATGTTGCGTTTTTATTAATAGGATTTATCATGGTAAGCTATGGAAAGATGCCAATATTACCATTGGCAATAATAGCAACTGCCATAGCACTGTATGATTTCTTTAGCAATAAAAACAAAGGTGAAAAGATTGCTAAAAAGGAGGTGCGTTCAAATGGAATCTAA
- a CDS encoding PTS system mannose/fructose/sorbose family transporter subunit IID, with translation MESNIEGYQDKKVEKVITKKDLNKMAWRSFLLQGSFNYERMQACGWLYSLLPGLKKIHKNKKDLSDSMKDHLEFFNTHPFLVTFIMGIVIAMEENKEDRNTIRGIKVATMGPLGGIGDALFWLTALPICAGIGASLGMQGNIAGPIIFLLLFNSIHFSLRFGLMHYGYNTGTRAIKALKENTRNISHAASIVGITVVGGLIASYVNLKTPLIIHAGKAKVALQADVLDKILLGILPLGYTFLMYYLLKKGFSPVKLIVITVVLGVLGRFLGIL, from the coding sequence ATGGAATCTAATATAGAAGGGTATCAAGATAAGAAAGTTGAAAAAGTAATAACTAAAAAAGATCTGAATAAAATGGCTTGGCGTTCATTCTTACTTCAAGGATCCTTTAACTATGAGAGAATGCAAGCCTGTGGGTGGTTATACAGTTTACTTCCAGGACTTAAGAAGATACACAAGAATAAGAAGGATTTATCTGATTCTATGAAGGACCATTTGGAATTCTTTAATACACATCCATTTCTAGTAACATTTATTATGGGTATAGTTATAGCTATGGAGGAAAATAAAGAGGATAGAAACACAATAAGAGGTATAAAAGTTGCTACTATGGGTCCTCTTGGCGGAATAGGAGATGCATTATTCTGGCTGACAGCCCTTCCAATATGCGCAGGTATAGGAGCATCGCTGGGAATGCAAGGTAATATTGCAGGTCCAATTATATTCTTACTTCTATTTAACTCAATTCACTTTAGTTTAAGATTTGGATTGATGCACTATGGTTATAATACAGGAACTAGAGCTATTAAAGCATTAAAAGAAAATACTAGGAATATATCACATGCTGCATCAATAGTTGGTATAACAGTTGTTGGTGGATTAATCGCATCATATGTAAATTTAAAAACTCCATTAATAATCCACGCTGGAAAAGCTAAGGTTGCCCTTCAAGCAGATGTATTAGATAAGATATTATTAGGCATACTTCCATTAGGTTATACATTTTTAATGTACTACTTATTAAAGAAAGGCTTCTCACCAGTTAAACTTATAGTAATAACTGTTGTATTAGGTGTATTAGGAAGATTTTTAGGCATTCTATAA
- the agaF gene encoding PTS galactosamine/N-acetylgalactosamine transporter subunit IIA — MIGIIISGHGNFATGMMSPLELIAGKQENLIGVDFTINDSTETLETKIKKAIDELKNCEGILFLTDIAGGSPFKTCVLLSREMENTKVVAGTNLGMLLEVSLNRDSVSVEELKNMALKSGNDSIKAYEAKSRKHASNSGI; from the coding sequence ATGATAGGAATAATAATAAGCGGACATGGAAATTTTGCAACTGGAATGATGAGCCCATTAGAGCTTATTGCAGGAAAGCAGGAGAATTTAATAGGTGTAGATTTTACTATAAATGACAGTACTGAAACTTTAGAAACTAAGATAAAAAAAGCTATAGATGAATTAAAAAACTGCGAAGGAATATTATTTTTAACAGATATTGCTGGCGGATCACCTTTTAAAACTTGTGTTCTTTTGAGCAGAGAAATGGAAAATACTAAAGTTGTTGCAGGAACAAACCTAGGAATGTTACTTGAAGTAAGTTTAAATAGAGATAGTGTAAGTGTAGAAGAGCTAAAGAATATGGCTTTAAAGTCAGGAAACGATTCAATCAAAGCTTATGAAGCTAAGTCTAGAAAGCATGCTTCTAATAGTGGAATATAA
- the nagA gene encoding N-acetylglucosamine-6-phosphate deacetylase translates to MYYGIKAKKIYCEDRILENAVIVVKDGIIEDIIEGEYDGKLTNILDLREYNIIPGLIDLHIHGANGFDTMDANFKSLNEISKYLAGKGITSFLPTTVTDNIEKIKNAVINIHNSIGRVEGAEILGSYVEGPYITKEHKGSHPEDLIRDVDIAEIEELIQASQNTIKVMTIAPEKKNAKEGIKYLRKKGIQVSMGHTSATYDEAIEAIKYGANVAVHTFNGMRGFKHREPGILGAVLTEDEVFCEVICDLVHVHPAAIDLLLRCKKTGKVVLMSDSMRAAGLEDGKYMLGALKVIVKDHIARVESGSLAGSTTNILNCVKNMVEKVGVNSVEAVNMASLNPSKLLGVDDVIGSLRKGKKANFAVINDNFEVFKTIINGQVVNER, encoded by the coding sequence GTGTACTATGGAATAAAAGCTAAAAAAATTTACTGTGAAGATAGAATCTTAGAAAATGCAGTGATTGTAGTCAAAGATGGAATCATAGAAGACATTATAGAGGGAGAATATGATGGAAAATTAACCAACATATTAGACCTAAGAGAATACAATATAATTCCTGGTCTTATAGATTTGCATATACATGGTGCAAATGGATTTGACACAATGGATGCTAATTTTAAATCGCTTAACGAAATATCAAAATATCTTGCAGGCAAAGGAATAACTTCATTTTTGCCAACAACAGTAACTGATAACATTGAAAAAATAAAAAACGCAGTAATTAATATTCACAACTCCATTGGTAGAGTGGAAGGTGCTGAAATATTAGGCTCTTATGTAGAAGGACCATATATAACTAAGGAACATAAGGGTTCCCATCCCGAAGATTTAATAAGAGATGTAGATATAGCTGAAATAGAAGAATTAATACAGGCTTCACAAAATACAATTAAAGTAATGACTATAGCTCCAGAAAAGAAAAATGCTAAAGAAGGCATAAAATACTTAAGAAAAAAAGGAATACAGGTATCTATGGGACATACTAGTGCAACTTATGATGAGGCTATTGAGGCAATTAAGTACGGTGCGAATGTTGCAGTTCACACATTTAATGGTATGAGAGGTTTTAAGCATAGAGAACCAGGAATATTAGGAGCAGTCTTAACAGAAGATGAAGTTTTTTGTGAAGTTATATGTGATCTTGTCCATGTGCATCCAGCAGCTATAGATTTACTTTTGAGGTGTAAGAAAACTGGTAAGGTCGTGCTTATGAGTGATTCTATGCGAGCAGCTGGACTAGAGGATGGAAAGTATATGCTCGGGGCTTTAAAGGTTATAGTTAAAGATCATATAGCTAGGGTAGAGAGTGGTTCTTTAGCAGGAAGTACTACTAATATTTTAAACTGTGTTAAAAACATGGTAGAAAAAGTTGGAGTAAATTCAGTAGAAGCAGTAAATATGGCATCTTTAAATCCCAGCAAGCTTTTAGGGGTAGATGATGTTATAGGAAGTTTGAGAAAAGGAAAGAAAGCAAATTTTGCTGTTATAAATGATAATTTTGAAGTGTTTAAAACAATAATAAATGGACAAGTAGTAAATGAGAGGTAA
- a CDS encoding tagatose bisphosphate family class II aldolase, translating to MNDIVTTKEMLEKAQRENYAVPAFNIHNLETMQVVVETAAEMKSPVIAAGTPGTIEYAGGDYLVAIAGTASKKYDIPIALHLDHFEDIDKIKEYVDTGFTSAMIDASKEDFENNISKVKKVVEYAHAKGSVVEAELGKLGGVEDNLVVNEKDAMYTNPDSAKEFVERTGIDSLAVAIGTAHGLYKGKPKLDFDRLKEIRAKVDIPLVLHGASDVPEDLVKKAIKFGICKVNIATDLKIPFSNAVKQYFKENPDANDPRKYMTPGKEAMKKVVIAKIKMCGSQNKA from the coding sequence ATGAATGATATAGTAACAACAAAAGAAATGTTAGAAAAAGCCCAAAGAGAAAATTATGCTGTACCAGCATTTAATATACACAATCTTGAAACCATGCAGGTAGTTGTTGAAACTGCAGCTGAAATGAAGTCGCCAGTAATAGCTGCAGGAACTCCAGGGACAATAGAATATGCTGGAGGGGATTATCTAGTTGCTATTGCAGGAACAGCATCTAAAAAGTATGATATTCCAATTGCACTGCATTTAGATCATTTTGAAGATATAGATAAAATAAAGGAATATGTGGATACTGGATTTACTTCAGCAATGATAGATGCTTCAAAAGAGGATTTTGAAAATAATATAAGTAAAGTTAAAAAAGTAGTAGAATACGCCCACGCTAAGGGAAGTGTTGTAGAAGCAGAACTTGGAAAATTAGGCGGAGTAGAAGATAACTTAGTTGTTAATGAAAAAGATGCTATGTATACAAATCCTGATTCAGCTAAAGAATTTGTAGAGAGAACAGGAATAGATTCTTTAGCAGTAGCTATAGGTACTGCTCATGGTCTATATAAAGGAAAACCAAAACTAGATTTTGATAGATTAAAAGAAATAAGGGCAAAAGTAGATATTCCTCTAGTATTACATGGAGCATCAGATGTGCCGGAAGATTTAGTAAAGAAAGCTATAAAGTTTGGAATATGTAAAGTTAATATAGCAACAGATTTAAAGATACCATTTTCCAATGCTGTAAAGCAGTACTTTAAAGAAAATCCAGATGCAAATGATCCAAGAAAGTATATGACACCAGGAAAAGAAGCTATGAAAAAAGTAGTAATTGCTAAGATAAAAATGTGCGGAAGTCAAAACAAAGCATGA
- a CDS encoding S-ribosylhomocysteine lyase: protein MDKIASFTVNHLKLQPGVYVSRKDKLGEVVLTTFDIRMTKPNSEPVMNTAEVHTIEHLGATFLRNNSAYGPKTVYFGPMGCRTGFYLILSGDYESKDIVDLLKDMYKFISEFEGDVPGAAPRDCGNYLDMNLPMAKYLANKFLNEVLLNISDKNLNYPQ, encoded by the coding sequence ATGGATAAAATTGCAAGCTTCACAGTTAATCATCTAAAATTACAGCCGGGAGTTTATGTTTCGAGAAAAGATAAACTTGGAGAAGTGGTCTTAACTACATTTGATATAAGAATGACTAAGCCTAATTCTGAACCCGTTATGAACACTGCTGAGGTACATACTATTGAACATTTAGGAGCAACTTTTTTAAGAAATAACAGCGCTTATGGGCCTAAAACAGTGTATTTTGGACCAATGGGATGTAGAACAGGATTTTATTTGATTTTAAGTGGAGATTATGAATCTAAGGATATTGTAGACTTGCTTAAGGATATGTACAAATTCATTTCTGAATTTGAAGGAGATGTACCTGGTGCTGCCCCACGAGATTGTGGAAACTATCTAGATATGAATCTCCCTATGGCAAAGTATCTGGCAAACAAATTTTTAAATGAAGTTTTGTTGAATATTTCTGATAAAAATCTAAATTATCCACAGTAG